In the Pseudomonadota bacterium genome, one interval contains:
- a CDS encoding 2-oxoacid:acceptor oxidoreductase family protein, whose translation MSGAVQNLYLCGVGGQGIGLLTETLGQACLKAGHVIHGCDTHGLAQRGGTVISHLRLGEGVFTPRIPEGEAHVVIALERLEGLRAAQSHLRDGGALLYYDAVYQPVAVRMGQARYPDVAAIDAAVAAKRGALHRVFVDGLEDPRMQNSALLGRLAALGLVPGVDVAVAEAAIRSAAPPAALEANLAVFRKAAAVG comes from the coding sequence ATGAGCGGTGCGGTCCAGAACCTCTACCTGTGCGGCGTCGGCGGCCAGGGGATCGGCCTGCTCACCGAGACGCTCGGCCAGGCGTGCCTCAAGGCCGGCCACGTCATCCACGGGTGCGACACGCACGGCCTCGCGCAGCGCGGCGGCACCGTGATCTCCCACCTGCGGCTCGGGGAGGGCGTCTTCACCCCGCGGATCCCGGAGGGCGAGGCGCACGTCGTGATCGCGCTCGAGCGGCTCGAGGGGCTGCGCGCCGCGCAGAGCCACCTTCGGGACGGCGGCGCCCTGCTCTACTACGACGCGGTGTACCAGCCGGTGGCGGTGCGCATGGGCCAGGCGCGCTACCCGGACGTCGCGGCGATCGACGCGGCCGTGGCCGCCAAGCGCGGGGCCCTGCACCGCGTCTTCGTCGACGGGCTCGAGGACCCGCGGATGCAGAACAGCGCGCTCCTCGGCCGGCTCGCCGCGCTCGGGCTCGTCCCCGGGGTCGACGTGGCGGTCGCCGAGGCGGCGATCCGATCCGCCGCCCCGCCCGCCGCGCTCGAGGCGAACCTCGCCGTGTTCCGGAAGGCCGCCGCCGTCGGGTGA